A genomic window from Gemmatimonadaceae bacterium includes:
- a CDS encoding nitrous oxide reductase accessory protein NosL, whose protein sequence is MTSRARWMVAIAALVMSAAYVLPLWRVDLIAPQYPEGLGMFITINGVDGLKPNDLNSINNLNHYIGMKAIEPDAIPELKWMPWILAGLIAGGLAVAAMGKRAALYVYGGALALILSAGLYDYWRWGYDYGHDLDQEVAIIKIPGMTYQPPLIGTKKLLNFKAKSWPSGGGVALTLGALLVGLAIVDSRRGRQATGERAGVGSATPMSAALLLLFTLGACSARAPRDIVLGDDQCGYCRMEITDARFGAQVITTTGRHLVFDAPECLGGFLAGTDAGTLASVWVLDAERPGTWVEVHDAGFLIDASLRGPMGRVVAFASPQAATAARATLGGTPVSWDAIRSDSAGIRAHGH, encoded by the coding sequence ATGACCTCCCGGGCCCGCTGGATGGTGGCGATCGCGGCGCTGGTGATGTCGGCCGCTTACGTGCTCCCGCTGTGGCGCGTGGATCTCATCGCGCCGCAGTATCCGGAGGGCCTCGGGATGTTCATCACGATCAACGGGGTGGACGGCCTCAAGCCCAATGACCTCAATAGCATCAACAACCTCAACCATTACATCGGGATGAAGGCGATCGAGCCCGACGCGATCCCGGAGCTGAAGTGGATGCCCTGGATCCTGGCCGGACTCATCGCCGGCGGCCTCGCCGTCGCCGCGATGGGCAAGCGCGCCGCGCTGTACGTGTACGGCGGCGCGCTGGCCCTCATCCTCAGCGCCGGGTTGTACGACTACTGGCGCTGGGGCTACGACTACGGCCACGACCTCGACCAGGAAGTGGCAATCATCAAGATCCCGGGGATGACGTACCAGCCCCCGCTGATCGGCACCAAGAAGCTGCTGAACTTCAAGGCCAAGTCCTGGCCCAGCGGCGGCGGCGTCGCGCTCACGCTGGGGGCGCTGCTCGTCGGCCTCGCGATCGTGGACTCGCGCCGTGGCCGGCAGGCAACGGGTGAGCGTGCGGGCGTTGGCTCCGCCACTCCGATGAGTGCCGCGCTGCTCCTACTGTTCACGCTCGGCGCCTGCTCTGCGCGCGCGCCGCGCGACATCGTCCTTGGCGACGACCAGTGCGGTTACTGCCGGATGGAGATCACCGACGCACGCTTTGGTGCGCAGGTGATCACGACCACGGGTCGCCACTTGGTGTTCGACGCACCCGAATGCCTCGGAGGCTTCCTCGCAGGCACGGACGCCGGCACGCTGGCCTCGGTGTGGGTGCTCGACGCCGAGCGGCCAGGAACCTGGGTGGAGGTACACGACGCGGGCTTCCTGATCGACGCGTCCCTCCGCGGGCCGATGGGTCGCGTGGTGGCCTTCGCTTCGCCGCAGGCGGCGACGGCGGCGCGCGCAACGCTCGGCGGCACTCCCGTGAGTTGGGACGCCATCCGCAGCGACAGCGCGGGCATCCGCGCCCACGGTCACTGA
- the nosD gene encoding nitrous oxide reductase family maturation protein NosD: MRALRLLALGAAVAPAMPAQELVVGAGARYTTVTAALAAAAPGATIRVRAGTYREATLVIRTDGVTLQGEPGAIFDGQGQRELVEIRADDVTVRGFAFTNTGVAHMEDRSALRVVEAARCIVAENQFTESLFAIYLQRALDCVVRDNDIRGGGAGESSNGNGIHLWHSTGIQVLRNRVRGQRDGIYFEFSRGAVAEDNISEENARYGLHFMFSDSCRYARNAFVRNGAGVAVMYSRAIEMERNDFRDATGSAAYALLLKEITDGRLVGNRFVGSSTGLYLEGASRLEITGNEFRGNGWAVRLMADALDNHFTANRFVGNAFDVATNSRTVRSTFEGNWWDGYRGYDLDRDGRGDVPFRPVRFFALVVEKHPAALLMLRSPVTVVLDAAERVFPVLTPPLADTAPLMRPPQ; the protein is encoded by the coding sequence GTGCGCGCGCTCCGGCTGCTCGCGCTCGGCGCCGCCGTCGCACCCGCGATGCCGGCGCAGGAGCTCGTGGTCGGGGCGGGCGCGCGCTATACGACCGTCACCGCGGCACTGGCCGCCGCAGCACCCGGTGCGACCATCCGCGTGCGGGCCGGGACCTACCGCGAAGCGACCTTGGTCATCCGCACCGACGGCGTGACGCTGCAGGGCGAGCCGGGCGCCATCTTCGATGGCCAAGGTCAGCGCGAGCTCGTCGAGATCCGCGCCGACGACGTGACCGTGCGCGGCTTCGCGTTTACGAACACGGGCGTCGCCCATATGGAGGACCGCTCGGCCCTGCGCGTCGTCGAGGCCGCGCGCTGCATTGTTGCGGAGAACCAATTCACCGAGTCGCTCTTCGCGATCTACCTCCAGCGGGCGCTCGACTGCGTCGTGCGCGACAACGACATCCGCGGCGGCGGGGCGGGGGAGTCTTCCAACGGCAACGGCATCCATCTCTGGCACTCCACCGGCATCCAAGTGCTGCGCAACCGCGTGCGCGGCCAGCGCGACGGCATCTACTTCGAGTTCTCGCGCGGCGCCGTCGCCGAGGACAACATCAGCGAGGAGAACGCCCGGTACGGGCTGCACTTTATGTTCTCCGATTCCTGCCGCTACGCGCGCAACGCCTTCGTGCGCAACGGCGCCGGCGTCGCGGTGATGTATAGCCGCGCCATCGAGATGGAGCGCAACGACTTCCGTGACGCCACCGGCAGCGCCGCCTACGCGCTGCTGCTCAAAGAGATCACGGACGGACGTCTGGTCGGCAACCGCTTCGTCGGCAGCTCCACCGGCCTCTACCTCGAGGGCGCCTCGCGCCTGGAGATCACCGGCAACGAGTTCCGCGGCAATGGCTGGGCCGTGCGCCTGATGGCCGACGCGCTCGACAACCACTTCACGGCCAACCGCTTCGTCGGCAACGCCTTCGACGTCGCCACCAACAGCCGAACCGTGCGCTCCACCTTCGAGGGCAACTGGTGGGATGGGTACCGCGGCTATGACCTCGACCGCGACGGGCGCGGCGACGTGCCCTTCCGCCCGGTGCGCTTCTTTGCCCTCGTGGTGGAGAAGCATCCGGCGGCGCTGCTGATGCTGCGCAGTCCCGTCACCGTGGTGCTCGACGCCGCCGAGCGCGTGTTCCCGGTGCTCACGCCCCCGTTGGCCGACACTGCGCCCTTGATGAGGCCCCCGCAATGA
- the glmS gene encoding glutamine--fructose-6-phosphate transaminase (isomerizing) has translation MCGIVGYIGPKQATPFLIEGLKRLEYRGYDSAGIAVFDGESIETRRAAGKIAKLEGTLAADPVSGKIGIAHTRWATHGPPTERNAHPHLSTDESVAVVHNGIIENANVLRKQLTELGHTFRSDTDTETIAHLVQELWEGSLEEAVIGALRKVEGTFGIAVVSSKDPQKIVAARKGSPLLIGVGDGEYFLASDASAILAHTRQVVYLNDGDLAVLTPDGYKVMDINAVPIRRSVERIEWDLAAIERGGFDHFMLKEIFEQPTTVENTMRGRLIVDDGTSKLGGLNMTHEQLMAIDNIVITACGTSWHSALIGEMMIEDLCRIPVEVEYASEFRYRNPIITPTTLCIVISQSGETADTLAAMREAKRRGAHTLGLVNVVGSTIAREDDGGIYLHAGPEIGVASTKAFTSQVVALALFALKLARKRTLSMMRGKQLAEAMLALPQQIQQILDGASAIEQIADEFQDAHNFLYLGRGFNFPAALEGALKLKEISYIHAEGYPAAEMKHGPIALIDEKMPVVFIAPHDGVFEKLVSNIQEVKARGGKTIIITSRAEPALEGLVDHEIRIPETVDMLTPVLASVPLQLLAYYIAVKRGANVDQPRNLAKSVTVE, from the coding sequence ATGTGCGGCATCGTCGGCTACATCGGCCCCAAACAGGCCACTCCGTTCTTGATCGAAGGCCTCAAGCGCCTCGAGTACCGCGGCTATGACTCGGCCGGCATCGCCGTGTTCGATGGCGAGAGCATCGAGACGCGCCGCGCGGCGGGGAAGATCGCCAAGCTCGAAGGCACGCTCGCGGCCGACCCGGTGAGCGGCAAGATCGGCATCGCGCACACGCGCTGGGCCACGCACGGCCCGCCGACGGAGCGCAACGCGCATCCGCACCTGTCCACCGACGAGTCGGTGGCGGTGGTACACAACGGCATCATCGAGAACGCCAACGTGCTGCGCAAGCAGCTCACGGAGCTGGGGCACACGTTCCGCTCGGATACCGACACCGAGACCATCGCCCACCTGGTGCAGGAGCTGTGGGAAGGGTCGTTGGAGGAGGCGGTGATCGGCGCGCTGCGCAAGGTGGAGGGCACCTTCGGCATCGCGGTGGTGAGCAGCAAGGATCCACAGAAGATCGTCGCGGCGCGCAAGGGCTCGCCGCTGCTGATTGGCGTGGGCGACGGCGAGTACTTCCTGGCCTCGGACGCGTCGGCGATCCTCGCGCACACACGGCAGGTGGTGTACCTGAACGACGGCGACCTCGCGGTGCTGACGCCGGACGGGTACAAGGTGATGGACATCAACGCGGTGCCGATCCGGCGCAGCGTGGAGCGCATCGAGTGGGACCTGGCCGCCATCGAACGCGGCGGCTTCGACCACTTTATGCTCAAGGAGATCTTCGAGCAGCCGACGACGGTGGAGAACACGATGCGCGGCCGGCTCATCGTGGACGACGGCACGAGCAAGCTCGGCGGCCTGAATATGACGCACGAGCAACTGATGGCGATCGACAACATCGTCATCACCGCCTGCGGCACCTCCTGGCACTCGGCGCTGATCGGCGAGATGATGATCGAGGACCTCTGCCGCATCCCGGTGGAGGTGGAGTACGCGTCGGAGTTCCGCTACCGCAACCCGATCATCACGCCGACGACGCTGTGCATCGTGATCTCGCAGTCGGGCGAGACGGCGGACACGCTGGCGGCGATGCGCGAGGCCAAGCGCCGCGGCGCGCACACGCTGGGCCTGGTGAACGTGGTGGGCTCGACGATCGCCCGCGAGGACGACGGCGGCATCTACCTGCACGCGGGGCCCGAGATCGGCGTGGCCTCGACGAAGGCGTTCACGAGCCAAGTCGTGGCGTTGGCGCTGTTCGCGCTCAAGCTGGCGCGCAAGCGCACGCTCTCGATGATGCGCGGCAAGCAGTTGGCCGAGGCGATGCTGGCGCTGCCGCAGCAGATCCAGCAGATCCTCGACGGCGCGTCGGCAATCGAGCAGATCGCGGACGAGTTCCAGGACGCGCACAACTTCCTGTACCTGGGCCGCGGCTTCAACTTCCCGGCCGCGCTCGAAGGCGCGCTCAAGCTCAAGGAGATCAGCTACATCCACGCCGAGGGCTATCCGGCGGCGGAGATGAAGCACGGGCCGATCGCGCTGATCGACGAGAAGATGCCAGTGGTGTTCATCGCGCCGCACGACGGCGTGTTCGAGAAGCTGGTGTCGAACATCCAGGAAGTGAAGGCGCGCGGCGGCAAGACGATCATCATCACGTCGCGCGCCGAGCCGGCGCTCGAGGGCCTCGTCGACCACGAGATCCGCATCCCCGAGACGGTCGATATGCTCACGCCGGTGCTCGCGAGCGTGCCGCTGCAGCTGCTGGCGTACTACATCGCGGTCAAGCGGGGAGCGAACGTGGATCAGCCGCGGAATCTGGCGAAGTCGGTGACGGTCGAATAA
- a CDS encoding M20/M25/M40 family metallo-hydrolase encodes MRRLSPALALAAVLAVLTAPLGAQQRPATRSPSAAQRFDNAYYLWDAGKYDTALVELKRVLAMPEGAALHDRIAELTGEIYTTALVAEDASAPLWSPDGRHLAYGIGLGAARRLVVQSANGATLTPRLDTPGSAPSFSADGRHLSYLTPGTPGAGFSYVALAGGTPQRINVDAPAITQVTLFGSNPTRVALLAGTVGDSTARVLVRDLVNGTWSEVPVAGGHPTTLLRSPDGQRLLVLLGERGAFARQLPGFAQQASRGGKFAELIGSALGPVTDGVMPVWSANGRALAWVDASAEQPRLKAKVGEAPVRELYTLDTRFQAPAISPDGSRIAIPLMHREDWELWTIGTAAAGDVKRITREIQHDHSPRFISNDLLLGVMGEGRHQRSYLYDLRAGKRTRLHHNNTVRTVAPEYDWAVSPDGSRVAIVAERDGDTVTPHRHLWLMDLTRKVTNAELVARVDASLTAERALRENGRRIFAPIATQVRAATSEVNIGRIYEYQKQLFAFDSKHITQPGNWKATEWLQRTYESFGLETRLQRFMTVAGAEIEVANVIATIPGTVNPELVYVVGAHFDSRAEGPGADDNTSGTAMILEAARVLATRPLPATVMFVAFTGEEAGLRGAREFGRRMKDSITVVGALNNDMMGWSNDHRLDNTIRYSNPGLRDVQHAAAIHFSELITYDAFYYKSTDAQALYDAWGDIIAGIGSYPILGNPHYHQVHDVLETINHRQLTETSKATVATIMYMASAPSRLGALVAQGNTATWEPAREKGVARYLVRYGPPENPMQYSANVTNPRITLNSLRAGWHVAVKAVNAQGLEGWDWARTIVR; translated from the coding sequence ATGCGCCGTCTGTCGCCCGCCCTCGCCCTCGCCGCCGTCCTCGCCGTCCTCACCGCCCCGCTCGGCGCGCAGCAGCGGCCGGCCACGCGGTCTCCCAGCGCCGCACAGCGCTTCGACAACGCCTACTATCTGTGGGACGCGGGCAAGTACGACACCGCGCTCGTCGAGCTGAAGCGCGTCCTCGCGATGCCGGAGGGCGCGGCCTTGCACGACCGCATCGCCGAGCTGACGGGCGAGATCTACACGACGGCACTGGTCGCCGAGGATGCCAGCGCGCCGCTGTGGTCGCCGGACGGGCGGCACCTGGCGTATGGGATCGGGCTCGGCGCCGCACGGCGGCTGGTGGTGCAGTCGGCCAACGGTGCGACCCTCACGCCGCGGCTCGATACCCCCGGCTCGGCCCCGAGCTTCTCGGCGGACGGTCGGCACCTGAGCTACCTGACGCCGGGCACGCCGGGCGCGGGCTTCAGCTACGTCGCGCTCGCCGGCGGCACGCCGCAGCGCATCAACGTGGATGCACCGGCCATCACGCAGGTCACGTTGTTCGGGAGCAATCCCACGCGCGTGGCGCTGCTGGCCGGGACGGTGGGGGATTCGACGGCGCGTGTCCTCGTACGCGATTTGGTGAACGGGACGTGGAGCGAGGTCCCGGTTGCTGGTGGCCATCCGACCACACTGCTGCGTTCGCCTGACGGCCAGCGCCTGCTCGTGCTGCTCGGCGAGCGCGGGGCCTTCGCGCGGCAACTGCCGGGATTCGCGCAGCAGGCCTCGCGTGGAGGCAAGTTCGCGGAGCTCATCGGCAGCGCGCTGGGGCCGGTCACCGACGGCGTGATGCCGGTGTGGAGCGCCAACGGACGCGCGCTGGCGTGGGTGGACGCGAGCGCCGAGCAGCCGCGGCTCAAGGCGAAGGTGGGCGAGGCGCCGGTGCGCGAACTGTACACGCTCGACACGCGCTTCCAGGCGCCGGCGATCTCGCCCGACGGCAGCCGCATCGCCATCCCGCTGATGCACCGCGAGGACTGGGAACTCTGGACCATCGGCACGGCCGCGGCCGGAGACGTGAAGCGCATCACGCGCGAGATCCAGCACGACCACTCGCCGCGCTTCATCAGCAACGACCTCCTGCTCGGCGTGATGGGCGAAGGGCGCCACCAGCGCTCCTACCTGTACGACCTGCGCGCCGGTAAGCGCACGCGGCTGCACCACAACAACACCGTGCGCACCGTCGCGCCGGAGTACGATTGGGCGGTGAGCCCCGACGGCTCACGCGTGGCCATCGTGGCTGAGCGCGATGGCGATACCGTCACGCCGCATCGCCACCTGTGGTTGATGGACCTCACGCGCAAGGTGACCAACGCCGAGCTCGTGGCGCGTGTGGATGCCAGCTTGACCGCCGAGCGTGCGCTGCGCGAGAACGGACGCCGCATCTTTGCGCCGATCGCCACGCAGGTGCGCGCCGCCACCAGCGAGGTGAACATCGGCCGCATCTATGAGTACCAGAAGCAGCTCTTCGCCTTCGACTCCAAGCACATCACGCAGCCGGGCAACTGGAAGGCCACGGAATGGCTGCAGCGGACGTATGAGAGCTTCGGCCTCGAGACGCGGCTGCAGCGCTTTATGACCGTGGCCGGAGCTGAGATCGAGGTCGCGAATGTCATCGCGACGATCCCCGGCACGGTGAATCCGGAGTTGGTGTACGTGGTCGGCGCGCACTTCGACTCGCGCGCCGAGGGTCCGGGCGCCGACGACAACACCTCCGGCACCGCGATGATCCTCGAGGCCGCGCGCGTGCTGGCGACGCGGCCGCTGCCGGCCACCGTGATGTTCGTGGCCTTCACCGGCGAGGAAGCCGGCCTGCGCGGCGCGCGCGAGTTCGGGCGCCGGATGAAGGATTCCATCACCGTCGTCGGCGCGCTCAACAACGATATGATGGGCTGGTCCAACGACCATCGCCTCGACAACACCATCCGCTACAGCAACCCCGGCCTGCGCGACGTGCAGCACGCGGCGGCAATCCACTTCTCGGAACTGATCACCTACGACGCGTTCTACTACAAGAGCACCGACGCGCAGGCGCTCTACGACGCCTGGGGCGACATCATCGCCGGCATCGGCTCCTACCCGATCCTCGGCAACCCGCACTACCACCAGGTGCACGACGTGCTCGAGACGATCAACCATCGGCAGCTGACCGAGACGAGCAAGGCCACCGTCGCGACGATTATGTATATGGCGTCCGCGCCCTCGCGGCTCGGTGCCCTCGTCGCGCAGGGCAACACGGCGACCTGGGAGCCCGCCCGCGAGAAGGGTGTCGCGCGCTACCTCGTGCGCTACGGCCCGCCCGAGAACCCGATGCAGTACAGCGCCAATGTGACGAACCCGCGCATCACGCTCAATTCGCTGCGCGCGGGCTGGCACGTGGCGGTGAAGGCGGTGAACGCGCAGGGGTTGGAAGGCTGGGATTGGGCGAGGACGATTGTGAGATGA
- the dtd gene encoding D-tyrosyl-tRNA(Tyr) deacylase, protein MRLLLQRVSSASVRVAGRQVGAIARGYVLLVGFTHTDTAAQAGWMADKVNGLRLFADDEGKMNLGLDEVGGSVLVVSQFTLYGDAQKGRRPSFVDAARPEQAIPLYERFIVLLRERGLTVETGEFGAMMDVELVNDGPVTLWLER, encoded by the coding sequence ATGCGTCTCCTCCTCCAACGCGTCTCCTCCGCCTCCGTGCGCGTCGCCGGCCGCCAGGTCGGCGCCATTGCGCGTGGCTACGTCCTGCTCGTGGGCTTCACGCACACTGACACAGCCGCACAGGCGGGATGGATGGCCGACAAGGTCAACGGCCTTCGCCTGTTTGCGGACGACGAGGGCAAGATGAACCTCGGCCTCGACGAGGTGGGCGGCAGCGTGTTGGTGGTGTCGCAGTTCACGCTGTACGGCGACGCGCAGAAAGGCCGCCGCCCGAGCTTCGTCGACGCGGCGCGGCCGGAGCAGGCGATTCCGCTCTACGAGCGCTTCATCGTGCTGCTGCGCGAGCGGGGCCTGACGGTGGAGACCGGCGAGTTCGGTGCGATGATGGACGTGGAGCTGGTGAACGACGGACCCGTGACCCTGTGGCTGGAACGATGA
- the nosZ gene encoding Sec-dependent nitrous-oxide reductase → MSLTRNRLILGVALLGAVGVGYACAGDRTSSLAGNASNAQRVYVAPGEYDELYAFLSGGFSGQLGVYGLPSGRLLRVVPVFSQNAENGWGYSEETKPMLETSYGFIPWDDLHHTALSQTNGEDDGRWIFVNGNNTPRVARVDLHTFETNEILEIPNAAGNHASPFVTENTEYIVSSTRFSIPVPNRDVPIAEYKRHFRGQISFITADQPGKMDIAFQLIVPGFNYDLARAGKGPSAGWMFFSSYNSEQANTLLEVNASQADKDYIAAVNYRAAEACVRQGKGRRAAVDYRHNFMDEFTRTAISERRTSVLQLTPADCPGVMYFLPTPKSPHGADVDPTGEYIVAGGKLAAIIPVHSATKMLAAIQAKEFEGELEGIPVLKYNATLAGEVQEPGLGPLHTEFDGKGYAYTSMFLSSEIVKWRLGTWEVVDRQPTYYSVGHLMIPGGGTRKPYGRYALAMNKITKDRYLPTGPELAHSAQLFDITGERMQLLLDFPTHGEPHYANAIEARLVRENQKRFYALAENRHPRAIRAERESGVERRGGTVHVRMASIRSHFTPDNIEGVMVGDTVLFHVTNLEQDWDVPHGFAILGANNAELLVMPGETRTLRWVPQRVGVYPFYCTDFCSALHQEMQGYVRVSPRGSTVALTGTTGNRAPTRAGGR, encoded by the coding sequence ATGTCCCTCACCCGTAACCGCCTGATCCTCGGCGTCGCGCTCCTCGGAGCCGTCGGGGTCGGGTATGCCTGTGCGGGCGACCGCACGTCGTCCCTCGCCGGTAATGCCAGCAATGCGCAGCGTGTCTATGTGGCGCCCGGCGAGTACGACGAGCTCTACGCCTTCCTCTCCGGCGGCTTCTCCGGCCAGCTGGGCGTCTATGGTCTCCCCTCCGGCCGCCTCCTGCGCGTGGTGCCGGTGTTCTCGCAGAACGCCGAGAACGGCTGGGGCTACTCCGAAGAGACGAAGCCGATGCTGGAGACGTCCTATGGCTTCATCCCCTGGGACGACCTGCACCACACGGCGCTCTCGCAGACCAACGGCGAGGATGACGGCCGCTGGATCTTCGTGAACGGCAACAACACGCCGCGCGTGGCCCGCGTGGACCTGCACACCTTCGAGACCAACGAGATCCTCGAGATCCCGAACGCGGCGGGCAACCACGCCTCGCCCTTCGTCACGGAGAACACGGAGTACATCGTCTCCTCGACGCGCTTCTCGATTCCGGTGCCCAACCGCGACGTGCCGATCGCCGAGTACAAGCGGCACTTCCGCGGACAGATCTCGTTCATCACGGCCGACCAGCCGGGCAAGATGGACATCGCCTTCCAGCTGATCGTGCCGGGCTTCAACTACGACCTCGCCCGGGCCGGCAAGGGCCCCTCGGCGGGCTGGATGTTCTTCTCCTCGTACAACTCGGAGCAGGCCAACACGCTGCTCGAGGTGAACGCCTCGCAGGCGGACAAGGACTACATCGCCGCGGTGAACTACCGCGCCGCCGAGGCCTGCGTGCGCCAGGGCAAGGGCCGCCGCGCCGCGGTGGACTATCGCCACAACTTTATGGACGAGTTCACGCGGACGGCCATCTCCGAGCGCCGTACCTCCGTCCTGCAGCTCACGCCGGCAGACTGCCCGGGGGTGATGTACTTCCTCCCGACGCCGAAGTCGCCGCACGGTGCGGACGTGGATCCGACGGGTGAGTACATCGTGGCCGGCGGCAAGCTGGCCGCCATCATCCCGGTGCACTCGGCCACCAAGATGCTCGCGGCCATCCAGGCCAAGGAGTTCGAAGGCGAGCTCGAGGGCATCCCGGTGCTCAAGTACAACGCGACGCTCGCGGGCGAAGTGCAGGAGCCGGGCCTCGGCCCCCTCCACACGGAGTTCGACGGCAAGGGCTACGCCTACACCTCGATGTTCCTCTCGTCCGAGATCGTGAAGTGGCGCCTCGGCACCTGGGAAGTCGTGGACCGGCAGCCGACCTACTACTCGGTGGGCCACCTGATGATTCCCGGCGGCGGCACGCGGAAGCCCTACGGCCGCTATGCACTGGCGATGAACAAGATCACGAAGGACCGCTACCTGCCGACGGGCCCCGAGCTCGCCCACTCGGCCCAGCTCTTTGACATCACCGGCGAACGGATGCAGCTGCTGCTCGACTTCCCGACGCACGGCGAGCCGCACTACGCCAACGCGATCGAAGCGCGGCTGGTGCGCGAGAACCAGAAGCGCTTCTACGCGCTGGCCGAGAACCGGCACCCGCGCGCAATCCGTGCGGAGCGTGAGAGCGGCGTTGAGCGACGCGGTGGTACGGTCCACGTCCGGATGGCGAGCATCCGCTCCCACTTCACCCCGGACAACATCGAGGGCGTGATGGTCGGTGACACGGTGCTCTTCCACGTCACCAACCTCGAGCAGGACTGGGACGTGCCGCACGGCTTCGCCATCCTGGGCGCGAACAATGCCGAGCTGCTGGTGATGCCGGGTGAGACGCGTACGCTCCGCTGGGTGCCACAACGCGTGGGTGTGTACCCCTTCTATTGCACCGACTTCTGCTCGGCGCTGCACCAGGAGATGCAGGGGTACGTGCGGGTGTCGCCGCGCGGCTCGACCGTCGCGCTGACGGGCACCACGGGCAATCGGGCGCCGACGCGCGCCGGAGGGCGCTGA
- the maf gene encoding septum formation inhibitor Maf has protein sequence MSIRVILASQSPRRRELLALVGIDHEVMPADINEDVRAGEEAVPYTERLAREKAAVIAARHPEAYVIAADTTVVVDGDIVGKPEDEADAKRMLRRLSGRSHVVCTGIAVAHGARTESAVEQVTVTFRALSDEDIEAYVATGEPMDKAGAYGIQGWGATIVERVEGDYFSVMGLGARRVVELFERMGVIYRFAVGLTLGQRRG, from the coding sequence ATGAGCATCCGCGTGATCCTCGCCTCGCAGTCGCCGCGACGGCGCGAGCTGCTGGCCCTGGTCGGCATCGACCACGAGGTGATGCCGGCGGACATCAACGAGGACGTGCGCGCCGGCGAGGAGGCCGTGCCGTACACCGAGCGACTGGCGCGCGAGAAGGCGGCGGTCATCGCGGCGCGGCATCCGGAGGCCTATGTGATCGCCGCGGATACCACGGTGGTTGTCGACGGCGACATCGTCGGCAAGCCGGAGGACGAGGCGGACGCCAAGCGGATGCTGCGGCGCCTGAGCGGCCGCTCGCACGTGGTCTGCACCGGCATCGCCGTCGCGCACGGCGCGCGCACCGAAAGCGCGGTGGAGCAGGTGACGGTGACCTTCCGCGCGCTCAGCGACGAGGACATCGAGGCCTACGTCGCCACCGGCGAGCCGATGGACAAGGCCGGGGCCTACGGCATCCAAGGCTGGGGCGCGACGATCGTCGAGCGCGTGGAGGGGGACTACTTCTCCGTGATGGGGCTCGGCGCTCGACGGGTGGTGGAGCTGTTCGAGCGGATGGGGGTGATCTATCGGTTTGCGGTGGGGCTGACGCTGGGACAGAGGAGGGGGTAG
- a CDS encoding Rrf2 family transcriptional regulator, with the protein MRLTRHSDNALRALIYLGIHSADGPARITDIARRMGMSEDHLAKVVARLAQLGYVETLRGRDGGVRLAKAAEQIVVGAVVRATEDNLNLVECFDPETNQCPIAPACALAPALDEALTAFLQVLDRYTLADLIAKPRSLTRLLAS; encoded by the coding sequence ATGCGGCTCACTCGGCATTCCGACAACGCGCTCCGCGCCCTGATCTACCTCGGCATTCACTCCGCCGACGGTCCGGCGCGCATCACCGACATCGCCCGGCGGATGGGGATGAGCGAGGACCACCTGGCCAAGGTCGTCGCCCGGCTCGCCCAGCTTGGGTACGTGGAGACCCTCCGCGGCCGCGACGGCGGCGTGCGGCTGGCCAAGGCCGCCGAGCAGATCGTCGTCGGCGCCGTGGTCCGCGCCACTGAGGACAATCTCAACTTGGTGGAATGTTTCGATCCGGAAACCAACCAGTGCCCCATCGCGCCTGCCTGCGCGCTGGCGCCCGCACTCGACGAAGCCTTGACCGCATTCCTGCAGGTGCTCGACCGCTACACTCTGGCCGACCTCATCGCGAAGCCGCGCAGCCTCACGAGGCTTCTCGCGTCCTAG